From a region of the Danio aesculapii chromosome 4, fDanAes4.1, whole genome shotgun sequence genome:
- the LOC130222115 gene encoding gastrula zinc finger protein XlCGF57.1-like → MAFIKEESEDVKIEETFRVKHEDLQEQTDLIEENEGRKEEEHHVKIEEKTLLQTDGILKRRDKNRFTCTQCGKSLASKSKLRIHMMIHTGEKPFTCTQCGKSFSQSSSLNKHMMIHTGEKPFTCTQCGKSFIHSSSLKLHMMIHTGEKPFTCTQCGKTFSISPSLNLHMRSHSGEKPFTCPQCGKSFSQSSHLNQHMRIHTGEKPYTCTQCGKSFNCSSHLNKHMRIHTGEKPYTCTQCGKSFNCSSHLNKHMRIHTGEKPYTCTQCGKSFSRSSYLDHHMRIHTGEKPFTCTQCGKRFSQWSSLNHHMRIHTGEKPFTCTQCGKSFNCSSDLNKHMRIHTGEKPYTCTQCGKSFRQSSSLNHHMRIHTGEKPFTCTQCGKSFSQSSSLNHHMSIHTGEKPFTCS, encoded by the coding sequence acctaattgaagagaatgaggggaggaaagaggaggaacatcatgtgaaaattgaggaaaaaactcttttacagactgatggtattttgaaaaggagagataagaatcgtttcacctgcactcagtgtggaaagagtttggcaagcaaaagcaaacttaggattcacatgatgatccacactggagagaaaccattcacttgcactcagtgtgggaagagtttcagccaatcatcatcccttaataaacacatgatgatccacactggagagaaaccatttacttgcactcagtgtgggaagagtttcatccactcatcatcccttaaactacacatgatgattcacactggagagaaaccattcacatgcactcagtgtgggaagactttCAGCATATCaccatcccttaatctacacatgaggagccacagtggagagaaaccattcacatgccctcagtgtgggaagagtttcagccaatcatcacaccttaatcaacacatgaggatccacactggagagaaaccatacacatgcactcagtgtgggaagagttttaactgctcatcacaccttaataaacacatgaggatccacactggagagaaaccatacacatgcactcagtgtgggaagagttttaactgctcatcacaccttaataaacacatgaggatccacactggagagaaaccatacacatgcactcagtgtgggaagagtttcagccgttCATCATACCTTgatcaccacatgaggatccacactggagagaaaccattcacatgcactcagtgtgggaagagattCAGCCAATGGTCCtcccttaatcaccacatgaggatccacactggagagaaaccattcacatgcactcagtgtgggaagagttttaactgctcatcagaccttaataaacacatgaggatccacactggagagaaaccatacacatgcactcagtgtgggaagagtttccgCCAATCATCATCtcttaatcaccacatgaggatccacactggggagaaaccattcacatgcactcagtgtgggaagagtttcagccaatcatcatcccttaatcaccacatgagtatccacactggagagaaaccattcacttgctcTTAA